The segment ATGAACAAAGCAGAACACCTTTTCCTGGTACAGCCCTCTCTCCTCTTTAAAGATCTGTGTGAACACTCCTGAGTACTTTGACACTGCTCTCATATCAATGCCACACTCTGTCATGTCAGATTTATAGAAGGACATGtttcctttctgcagctgctcaaaAGCCAGTTTTCCTACAGACTCAATTATCTTCCTGCTCTCTGGACTCCAGTGTGGATCTGTCTCACTTCTTCTACCATACTTGAACTTCTTGACTTTAGTCTGAACCACCAGgaagtggatgtacatctcagTCAGGGTTTGTGGCAGCTCTCTTCCCTCTCTGGTTTTCAACATATCCTCCAGAACTGTAGCAGTGATCCAGCAGAAGACTGGGATGTGGCACATGATGTGGAGGCTTCGTGATGTCTTGATGTGGGAGATGATCCTGCTGGCCTGCTCCTCATCTCTGAATCTCTTCCTGAAATACTGAAGTTGTCTGTGGAGGAATCATAAAGAATTAGCTCCCAGTCTGTCtgtccacacagagacaaacacaagctAAAGGTCCATGTGGAGTCATGATCCAACAACTATTTGTCCTCCTCCATCCAGCAACACCTGCCACCTGAGTGGAAGTTCCTACCTACACTGTGTTTGaaccaaaggtcaaaggtgNNNNNNNNNNNNNNNNNNNNNNNNNNNNNNNNNNNNNNNNNNNNNNNNNNNNNNNNNNNNNNNNNNNNNNNNNNNNNNNNNNNNNNNNNNNNNNNNNNNNNNNNNNNNNNNNNNNNNNNNNNNNNNNNNNNNNNNNNNNNNNNNNNNNNNNNNNNNNNNNNNNNNNNNNNNNNNNNNNNNNNNNNNNNNNNNNNNNNNNNNNNNNNNNNNNNNNNNNNNNNNNNNNNNNNNNNNNNNNNNNNNNNNNNNNNNNNNNNNNNNNNNNNNNNNNNNNNNNNNNNNNNNNNNNNNNNNNNNNNNNNNNNNNNNNNNNNNNNNNNNNNNNNNNNNNNNNNNNNNNNNNNNNNNNNNNNNNNNNNNNNNNNNNNNNNNNNNNNNNNNNNNNNNNNNNNNNNNNNNNNNNNNNNNNNNNNNNNNNNNNNNNNNNNNNNNNNNNNNNNNNNNNNNNNNNNNNNNNNNNNNNNNNNNNNNNNNNNNNNNNNNNNNNNNNNNNNNNNNNNNNNNNNNNNNNNNNNNNNNNNNNNNNNNNNNNNNNNNNNNNNNNNNNNNNNNNNNNNNNNNNNNNNNNNNNNNNNNNNNNNNNNNNNNNNNNNNNNNNNNNNNNNNNNNNNNNNNNNNNNNNNNNNNNNNNNNNNNNNNNNNNNNNNNNNNNNNNNNNNNNNNNNNNNNNNNNNNNNNNNNNNNNNNNNNNNNNNNNNNNNNNNNNNNNNNNNNNNNNNNNNNNNNNNNNNNNNNNNNNNNNNNNNNNNNNNNNNNNNNNNNNNNNNNNNNNNNNNNNNNNNNNNNNNNNNNNNNNNNNNNNNNNNNNNNNNNNNNNNNNNNNNNNNNNNNNNNNNNNNNNNNNNNNNNNNNNNNNNNNNNNNNNNNNNNNNNNNNNNNNNNNNNNNNNNNNNNNNNNNNNNNNNNNNNNNNNNNNNNNNNNNNNNNNNNNNNNNNNNNNNNNNNNNNNNNNNNNNNNNNNNNNNNNNNNNNNNNNNNNNNNNNNNNNNNNNNNNNNNNNNNNNNNNNNNNNNNNNNNNNNNNNNNNNNNNNNNNNNNNNNNNNNNNNNNNNNNNNNNNNNNNNNNNNNNNNNNNNNNNNNNNNNNNNNNNNNNNNNNNNNNNNNNNNNNNNNNNNNNNNNNNNNNNNNNNNNNNNNNNNNNNNNNNNNNNNNNNNNNNNNNNNNNNNNNNNNNNNNNNNNNNNNNNNNNNNNNNNNNNNNNNNNNNNNNNNNNNNNNNNNNNNNNNNNNNNNNNNNNNNNNNNNNNNNNNNNNNNNNNNNNNNNNNNNNNNNNNNNNNNNNNNNNNNNNNNNNNNNNNNNNNNNNNNNNNNNNNNNNNNNNNNNNNNNNNNNNNNNNNNNNNNNNNNNNNNNNNNNNNNNNNNNNNNNNNNNNNNNNNNNNNNNNNNNNNNNNNNNNNNNNNNNNNNNNNNNNNNNNNNNNNNNNNNNNNNNNNNNNNNNNNNNNNNNNNNNNNNNNNNNNNNNNNNNNNNNNATCTTTGCTCTGGCTCTCATGTTCCCCACACAGAGTGGTTTTAGAGGGAGGgactccctcctctctgtcctcacacTGATCCATGCTGCTGAATTCACATCCAcatcagctcacacacactttctaccttcacctgcagaggaaacacaaatcAAATCTGCACATCAACTCTAATCATCTTTTCTATCATTTATGCTGTAAAAAGATCAGCTGCTCCTCTTCTGATTTGCTCTTCGTCTCTGTTTCATCTCAGTGTCAGCTGAATGCAGtcagacagcagagtgaggcAGAGGAAGCTGCCATCAGCTGCTGTACTTCTACTATCAGTCCACTAGATGAAGTCATGGAGCTGCaacccagcacacacacatttccttgAACTGACACGCAATGACTTTCTGTGGCACTGTCAgtcagctgcaggtttgttaACTGGACCATCTCCAAACAGTTTATgatgtttttcctttcattaaTCTTTGATTAACTTTTATGGTTTCATGAGCTTATAAAGCTCTAAATCGAAACAGTAACTGTAGCTCTGAAAATGATgttcaataaaaagtaaaagctctCCTTCTGCTCTATGGTACAGTTGAACATGAAAACAGAGAGCCTGAGCTGCTCTCCAGCATCTATTTGGCAGAGCTCAGGCAGCATTTAGTGTGTCACACAACAGGAGAGCAGCAGGTCCTCTCCACCTCCGCAGGCTGATTCAGGCTGGAAAAGCTGCTTTCAGTCATCATGAAGTGGAGCTCCACAGTAATAACAACTCAAACTATGTTTAGCTGCTGACCAGCAACTGCTGTTTTGATTCCACTGATTCTGCTCCTATATAGAC is part of the Kryptolebias marmoratus isolate JLee-2015 unplaced genomic scaffold, ASM164957v2 Scaffold107, whole genome shotgun sequence genome and harbors:
- the LOC119616839 gene encoding NLR family CARD domain-containing protein 3-like, giving the protein MCHIPVFCWITATVLEDMLKTREGRELPQTLTEMYIHFLVVQTKVKKFKYGRRSETDPHWSPESRKIIESVGKLAFEQLQKGNMSFYKSDMTECGIDMRAVSKYSGVFTQIFKEERGLYQEKVFCFVHVSIQEFLAALHAHLTFINFGVNLIGEKQQTAPVLSKPFENTSLNDLHQSAVNKTLQSPNGHLDLFLRFLLGLSLQTNQTLLRGLLTQTGSSSQTNQETVQYIKKKISENLSAEKSINLFHCLN